The sequence ctctGCGCTGGGTCAATACAGCTCTGACACATCTCAAGATCTAAATGATCATAACAAAGTGGTATTTGTTGTAAGGtggttatgtgtgtgcatgcagaacTGTCACAAACCAAAGCCATGTAACCAATCCCCCCGCAGCCGAGAAATCTCTAAGTACATCAGTCACCCAAGAAAATGTACTGGTTTAGCAGCATGCAATTACTGTGCTCGTGAAACGCACTTGCgtcatcttctttttctttttccttttcctgcctCAGGCCTGTGCACCAACTCCTTCATGCTTTGAGCTATTAATGCCTTTCAAGCTCCCCACTTTGCATCCACGTCTGGATGTTTGTGCAACTGTTTTCCTTCAACACTATTTTGATTCTCTGCTCACCAAACATATTTGCATTGGCACAGTGCAATTTTCAAAACAGTGGAAATTAAGGGTAAAAGAAATGTCACCACCAAAAGAAGAACAATGAAGTACTACATATGTTGACAGCTTCCCATGCATTTTAATCCAGGTGCTTTCTAGCCTGTCAGTAGTTTTAAAATGTAAGTAAAATGGGCAAAATTATGTGTTGTTTAAGTGGGCTAGATTCCACCTTAACTAAAGTAAACTGAACTTTGTTTGACTTTGCTGACTTTATCCATGTTGTGCACTGCATGAAAGTCAATTTGACAGGCCTCATATCTTAACTCAGAACATTTGTTCTTGCATTTAGGTAttgatgaaaacactgatgctTGCACACTGACTCTGAACCACAAATTTATTTAGATAGGCAACATTTCATCCCAGTCTAATCTTAATCAGGTCAAAATGTTTGTATATGGATTTATATAGAAATGCCATGTACATTCATTGAATCTCTGCAGTTACTTGTTTATATGCAAAGGATGCAAGCAGCCATCTCCTGATTTAGTTTTCTATTGTGCAAACCTGATACTGTTTCACTTATAGCGCAATGCCAATACATTGTAGTAACAACTGTTTGTAAGACAATTATGTGATGGGAATCGGTCAGAAAATGTAGTACTACTGAGGCACTTCCAGCTCCATGTGAGACATATTGTATAATCTGGTGCAACTGGAGATAGTGATGAGggcttttttttgctgcagtatGGCTTGTAATACTCTGGAGATCTAAGCCTGAGTGGCTACATAACATCAAGTTCACCCCCAGGTCAGTATTCTTCATTAATCTTTCAATTACAGCTGGCATAACATTTTTCATGTTGCGTGACCCCCCCAGCTCATTTTTTCTACAATATAGTAACTTGTCCctcaaggctttttttttcccatttggaGGTATCAATGAGTTGACTGTGAAGGGTAATCAGCCAGTATAAATTATTCATGCCATGCATGAAGGTCAAGGGCCTCAGGTTAAGTGTAGGAGTGCAGCTGAGAGCAATATCCTGATACTGCTTAGCTTCATAATTTAGGTCACATGGTGTGTGATGCCTTGGCCAATGACTTTAGACttactttaaagaaaaatatgtccATGATTTAGTCTAGATTATATTAACATCACCTGATCATTACTAAGTTCAGAACAAACAATGCTTCAAGTATGAACTTACTCCAAACTATGACTTAAACACATGATACTTATGgttcaaactgaaacaaaacttGATGCCCTTGGGCTACAACAGAATCTGTTTCATAGTAGCCATTCTTCTATCTACAAGAAGAATGAGTTTCCTTTCTCTGGAGACTGACAGACTGGGGACCGGGGACGATACAGGAAATATCACATGTGGAAAAGCTTCTGGATAGATCTGATTTCCCGTGTGGTGGGAAGGCCTAACAAtaagaaaatcattttcttcTAAAATCAAAAAGGTCACAGGTTTGATTCTCATGACTGCAAGTGATTTGCTGAACCGTTCTCCAGTAGGTTAATGAGCTCTGCTCCTATCTGGTCCACTGCAGTGAGTGGACGTGTTTATAATGGATTTTACCTGACTGTCTAATGTGCTTctagagtgaaaagaaaaagatgacaaTAGTGTTTTCATACTCACCGAGAAAACTGCATTTTGGAGCCCAAAAGGTATGGGGGTGAGTCTCGCTAAGGCCACGACTTTGAGTCCACTTCCTCCCTCCACCACTCGTATGACAGCACTGAGCTGCTCACTGTTCCCAACCTTGTTCAGCACCCAGTCTGTCAATAAGCGTTTGCACACCAGGTGTGCCACAAAGGTCCCTATTAAAACTCCCACCATGACTAGTCCCATACCCAGCACAAACCCATAGAGGTAGCCAGCTGCCACATTAAGAACAATATATCCCCATCCACATGGGAACGACACAATAATCAAACCAACTATAAACAGCAAGGCTCCAACAAGGCTGTCCAAGCTCTCCACCCAAAGCAGAAGGTCCTTGAGGTATTGGCGCACAAGGGCAACCGAGGAGAAGCATACAGCAGTCAGGATGCATGCCAGCAGGGCGCTCTTGAAGCAAAAGGTGGTGATACAGCATGGGTGTCTGAACTCTCCACCACTGGTGAAGGTCATCCCCCCTGTATCACTGATAACCTCAGGGTCTCCATCTGACTTCCCTATGCCAGCCCCTCTCTCGTCAAAGGCGCTGCATATCAGGATGTCAATTTTGTCACACTCATCTGTGGCAGTCCTCTGCAGCCAGCGGTTGAGCTGTATCTGTGCCTTGCCCACTGCATGCTTGACGAGCTTGGTGAAAAGCTGCACAGTTGTGGCCCCTGACATATTGGCCCTCAAATCAGCTGTGGGGACCAGCAGCAGGGCTCAGATGAAGCGTCCAACCTGGAGACAGCTGTGATGTTAGAGGTTTTCAACCAGTCTTTACATCCAGTGCAAGTCCATGTCTCGCAGTGTCAAATTGTTGAGCTTCAACAGAGACAAGTATTCATAAACTTTTAAGACGGCTTCAGCATTGACAACCCATTGTTCTGCAACTTTGAGAGCAACTGTATAGTgagacataaaaatgaaatcCGTCACTCTCTTTGGCCATTACATTAATTGTCCGGTTTAACAGTGTTTATCTTGGGTACACGAGCTGAGCAACGTGCCAGTCCAACGACTTAAAAGTGTCAGTTTTGTAGTCTCTGTCTGAAACACTCGCCATATTCAGAGTTGTCACCCCTCAGCTTCAGGACAGCGCAGAGTCAATGGATGGAAGAAGCTGTCAGGATAGCAAAGAGACGGGAACACTGACAAACCAATCCAACACTTATCTCTACTGAGATGTGGCGCAAAATCATTAACTTTTACAAAACCACCAGCTTTCCCATCCAGCTAACGGTAACCCACTAGCATAAATCACTGCGAGGCTAACTTACTCCCGTCGTTAGCTAACTGGCTCGCTGTGTGGATAAAGTCCTCAGCTGCATTTCAGAGACTAATGCTGGTCTTTAGCTCCGCTTCTCCCGGACA is a genomic window of Toxotes jaculatrix isolate fToxJac2 chromosome 13, fToxJac2.pri, whole genome shotgun sequence containing:
- the tmem64 gene encoding transmembrane protein 64, with product MSGATTVQLFTKLVKHAVGKAQIQLNRWLQRTATDECDKIDILICSAFDERGAGIGKSDGDPEVISDTGGMTFTSGGEFRHPCCITTFCFKSALLACILTAVCFSSVALVRQYLKDLLLWVESLDSLVGALLFIVGLIIVSFPCGWGYIVLNVAAGYLYGFVLGMGLVMVGVLIGTFVAHLVCKRLLTDWVLNKVGNSEQLSAVIRVVEGGSGLKVVALARLTPIPFGLQNAVFSITDVSLPNYLVASSVGLLPTQLLNSYLGTTLRTMEDVIAEQSISGYFVFSLQIVISIGLMFYVVHRAQVELNAAIAACQMELKSSHMNGSSTNHSSFTYCSKRATAGSGNCINVV